One Urocitellus parryii isolate mUroPar1 chromosome 9, mUroPar1.hap1, whole genome shotgun sequence DNA segment encodes these proteins:
- the LOC113178314 gene encoding major vault protein: MATEESIIRIPPYHYIHVLDQNSNVSRVEIGPKTYIRQDNERVLFAPVRMVTVPPRHYCTVTNPVSRDAQGSVLFDVTGQVRLRHADQEIRLAQDPFPLYPGEVLEKDITPLQVVLPNTALHLKALLDFEDKDGYKIVAGDEWLFEGPGTYIPRKEVEVVEIIQATVIRQNQALRLRARKECLDRDGKERVTGEEWLVRSVGAYLPAVFEEVLDLVDAVILTEKTALHLRARQNFQDLRGVTRRTGEEWLVTVQDTAAHVPDVHEEVLGVVPITTLGPQNYCVVLDPVGPDGKNQLGQKRVIKGEKSFFLQPGERLERGIQDVYVLSEQQGLLLRALQSLEEGEEEEKVSHQAGDRWLIRGPLEYVPSAKVEVVEERQAIPLDENEGIYVQDVKTGRVRAVIGSTYMLTQDEVLWEKELPPGVEELLNKRHDPLADRGKEDTAKTVQPSAPRNKTRVVSYRVPHNAAVQVYDYREKRARVVFGPELVSLGPEEQFTVLSLSAGRPKRPHARRALCLLLGPDFFTDVITIETADHARLQLQLAYNWHFELSDRNDPQEAAKLFSVPDFVGDACKAIASRVRGTVASVTFDDFHKNSARIIRTAVFGFETSEVKGSDGMSLPKPRDQAVFPQNGLVVSSVDVQSVEPVDQRTRDALQRSVQLAIEITTNSQEAAAKHEAQRLEQEARGRLERQKILDQSEAEKARKELLELEALSMAVESTGTAKAEAESRAEAARIEGEGSVLQAKLKAQALAIETEAELQRVQKVRELELVYARAQLELEVSKAQQLAEVEAKKFKQMTEALGPSTIRDLAVAGPEMQVKLLQSLGLKSTLITDGSSPINLFNTAFGLLGLGSDGQPQARKAASGLSPQEGLHIQGPPAPQTAGGNQIVP; the protein is encoded by the exons ATGGCAACTGAAGAGTCCATCATCCGCATCCCGCCATACCACTACATCCATGTTCTGGACCAGAACAGCAACGTGTCCCGGGTGGAGATCGGGCCAAAGACCTACATCCGGCAGGATAATGAGAG GGTGCTGTTTGCCCCCGTGCGCATGGTAACAGTCCCCCCACGCCACTACTGCACAGTGACCAACCCTGTGTCCCGGGATGCCCAGGGCTCTGTGCTGTTCGATGTCACAGGGCAAGTACGGCTTCGCCACGCTGACCAAGAGATCCGGTTGGCCCAGGACCCCTTTCCCTTGTACCCAGGGGAAGTGCTGGAAAAG GACATCACCCCACTGCAAGTGGTCCTGCCCAACACTGCCCTGCATCTTAAAGCGCTGCTGGACTTTGAGGATAAGGATGGATACAAGATAGTAGCAGGAGACGAATGGCTATTTGAGGGACCGG GCACGTACATCCCCCGGAAGGAGGTGGAGGTTGTGGAGATCATTCAGGCTACTGTCATCAGACAGAATCAGGCACTGAGGCTGAGGGCCCGCAAGGAGTGCTTGGACCGGGATGGCAAGGAGAGGGTAACAG GAGAAGAATGGCTGGTCCGCTCTGTGGGTGCATATCTCCCAGCAGTGTTCGAGGAGGTTCTGGATTTGGTGGATGCTGTAATCCTTACGGAAAAG ACAGCCCTGCACCTCCGGGCTCGGCAGAACTTCCAGGACTTGCGTGGAGTGACCCGCCGCACTGGGGAGGAGTGGCTGGTGACAGTCCAGGACACAGCAGCTCACGTGCCCGATGTCCATGAGGAAGTACTAGGAGTCGTGCCCATCACCACACTGGGCCCCCAAAACTACTGTGTGGTCCTGGACCCCGTGGGACCAGATGGCAAGAACCAGCTGGGACAAAAGCGGGTCATCAAG GGAGAGAAGTCTTTTTTCCTGCAGCCAGGGGAGAGGCTGGAGCGAGGCATTCAAGATGTGTATGTGCTGTCGGAGCAGCAGGGGCTGCTGCTGAGGGCTCTGCAGtccctggaggagggggaggaggaggagaaggtctCCCACCAGGCGGGGGACCGCTGGCTCATCCGAGGGCCCCTGGAGTATGTGCCATCTGCcaaggtggaggtggtggaggagcGGCAGGCCATCCCTCTGGACGAGAATGAGGGCATCTATGTGCAGGACGTCAAGACTGGAAGG GTACGTGCTGTGATCGGAAGCACCTACATGCTGACGCAGGACGAAGTCCTGTGGGAGAAGGAGCTGCCCCCTGGGGTGGAGGAGCTGTTGAACAAGAGGCATGACCCTCTGGCAGACAGGGGCAAGGAGGACACAGCTAAGACCGTTCAGCCCTCAGCTCCCCGGAACAAGACGCGTGTGGTCAGCTACCGCGTCCCTCACAACGCAGCCGTGCAGGTGTACGACTACAGAGAGAAGAGAGCCCG GGTGGTCTTTGGGCCAGAGCTGGTGTCGCTGGGTCCTGAGGAGCAGTTCACAGTGTTGTCCCTGTCAGCGGGGCGGCCCAAACGTCCCCATGCCCGCCGAGCCCTCTGTCTGCTGCTGGGACCTGACTTCTTTACAGATGTCATCACCATAGAAACAGCGGATCATGCCAGACTGCAGCTGCAGCTTGCCTATAACTG GCACTTTGAATTGAGTGACCGGAATGATCCTCAGGAGGCAGCCAAGCTCTTCTCGGTGCCTGACTTTGTGGGGGATGCCTGTAAGGCCATCGCCTCCCGGGTGCGAGGAACCGTGGCCTCCGTCACCTTCGATGACTTCCACAAGAACTCGGCTCGCATCATTCGCACAGCCGTCTTTGGCTTTGAGACCTCAGAAGTCAAGGGCTCTGATGGCATGAGCCTGCCCAAGCCCCGGGACCAGGCCGTCTTCCCCCAGAATGGGCTGGTAGTGAGCAGTGTGGATGTGCAGTCGGTGGAGCCTGTGGACCAGAGGACCCGGGACGCCCTGCAGCGCAGTGTCCAGCTGGCCATTGAGATCACCACCAACTCCCAGGAGGCGGCAGCCAA GCACGAGGCCCAGAGATTGGAACAAGAAGCCCGAGGCCGACTAGAGAGGCAGAAGATCTTGGACCAATCAGAAGCTGAAAAAGCTCGCAAAGAACTCTTGGAGCTTGAAGCTTTGAG CATGGCGGTAGAGAGCACCGGGACTGCCAAGGCCGAGGCCGAGTCCCGTGCAGAGGCTGCGCGGATTGAGGGCGAAGGCTCCGTGCTGCAGGCCAAGCTGAAGGCACAGGCTTTGGCCATTGAGACG GAGGCTGAGCTCCAGCGGGTCCAGAAAGTACGAGAGCTGGAACTGGTCTATGCCCGGGCTCAGCTGGAGCTGGAAGTGAGCAAGGCCCAGCAACTGGCTGAGGTGGAGGCAAAGAAGTTCAAGCAGATGACAGAGGCCCTGGGCCCCAGCACCATCAGGGACCTGGCTGTGGCCGGGCCAGAGATGCAG GTCAAACTGCTCCAGTCCCTTGGTCTGAAATCCACCTTGATCACTGATGGCTCCTCTCCCATCAACCTCTTCAACACAGCCTTTGGGCTGCTGGGGCTAGGGTCTGATGGTCAGCCCCAGGCCCGAAAGGCGGCTAGTGGGCTCAGCCCCCAGGAGGGTTTACATATTCAGGGACCTCCCGCCCCTCAGACTGCTGGAGGCAACCAAATTGTGCCTTAG